CGCTGGGCGACCGCCTCGACCTGGTCCAGGGCGATGTCCGGGATCGTGGCCTGTTGGACCGCATCGCCCGGGACCACCCGATCCGGCGGATCGTCCACGGCGCCACCGTCACCTCGATCAATCGCCTGACCCTGGCCGATCCGGATC
This window of the bacterium genome carries:
- a CDS encoding NAD-dependent epimerase/dehydratase family protein, yielding MTLLITGGTGFVMGNLARRWLESDPGARAVVLDVAPPDAMATAFFAPLGDRLDLVQGDVRDRGLLDRIARDHPIRRIVHGATVTSINRLTLADPD